Genomic DNA from Brassica rapa cultivar Chiifu-401-42 chromosome A04, CAAS_Brap_v3.01, whole genome shotgun sequence:
CATCTCCTTACGTTATTTTCACAACTTTCGACCCTATTTTACTCAAACTTAAAATGATTATTCTCCAAGAAAAATATGTTCTACAAGAATTTTGATGAATACCGACATATTACTTTGGTAGATATGGTAAAATAATATGAAGCAAATAAAGATGTTATGGATTagtcaagttttttttaattactttttatatatatttcccTAACCTCAATACAGATCATTACGCATGAAGAAAAACAGAGGCAGAAAAAGATACAGTCACAGTGAGAAGGCAAGCCATAGATGAAACAATAAGATAACGATTAGGAAAGATGAGTAAGGTTGGAAATATTTGAACCATGTGATCAGATGTGATTCTGAGCTTGGAAAATGAGCTGTCCTTTTAAAAAATCCCCATGTCTCTGCGATCTCTTCCAAAATAGTTTAGCACGTATAACAAGTTAAAATTTCTTTGACCAAAATCTATGTCGGTTTTCTCACAAAATTATGCAATCTAGAGTTCCTCTCTCACAGAATTATGCAATCTAGATTTTAAATGGATTATACCTATAAAGACATAGAAAGTACCTACTCAAACATAATGTAGTAAACATAAACAATGTGACCGTACGGAGCATCTTAGTATCCAATGTAAACATAGAAAATGCCTGCTCCTGAGAGCATGGCCAACATGTAATATCTTGGGAAGGAGTTTCTAGTTGTTCAATATTATTACAATGTGATAATGAATGCATTTCATGAGACTTCTTAGATAATTTATTTCCAGCTCGATTcctttctctttctctgtttGTAAAGTCTTCATCATGCATTCGTGATTTCGCCTCTCGTGGGGGCTAGCAATGTGATCTGCAGTGGAACATGCACTGAGATTAGGATTCACCAAGATTATCCTCAATTCAGATTCGAAACAACTTGTAGGAGCAATCAACGGCTCACTCACTTTGTCTGATCTTCATGGAATTTGTTCTGATATCCATCTTTTGTGGAAAAACTTTGATCCGGTTCTGTTTAGCTTCTGCCACCGTGGTTCTCTTTCTTTTGAGGATGGCTTGGCTACACAGtctttaaactattttttatcagAAGCCCATTAAGAAATGAAGTTgttgttgcacaaaaaaaaaccctaaaagttttgtatttttataaggGTTTATGACCAATTACGTAAAAACATTTCACTATAATAAAGTGATAATATCCATTACTGGAACGTCAAAAAATGGAAAACCAGAAAGTCAATGTaagcttttaagaaaaattgTAATATATTCGGAAATGGAATCAAATCAGCAAAAATTGGAAAAGTTGTCAAGTTAGGACAGTTAACAATTACGTAAAATATACATTTAGCTATAATAGTGATAATTCCATAAATAGAACgtaaaaaaactagaaaaccaTAGTAAACTCTTAGTaacaaaattgttaaaatattcaaaaatggaaaTAACAAAATTGGGAAAATGACAAATAAGGAGAATTAACAATTACGGCTAAAGTCCACATACTGTATAAATATGTGCATGGATGATCAAGAAGTTGCATTGTCTCTCAAAACCTAAAAACTATTACTCGATCACCATGTCTTTCGCAACCAGAATGATGACCATTATACTCTCTCTTCAAATCATTACAGCTTTTCTCTTTATTACCGCCACAGCCTCATCACCTCCCAGCGGCTTCACCATGGACCTAATCCACCGTCGCACTAATTCATCTTCTTCTCGACGCTCTAATGTTGATGGTCAACTCCGATCATCTCCTTACGCCGACGTCTTCTTTGAAACGTCCGAGTATCTTATGAAACTCAAAATCGGTACACCTCCTGTCGAGATCGACGCAGTCTTAGACACAGGAAGCGAGATCATATGGACACAATGTCTGCCTTGTCTTAACTGCTACAACCAACGCAATATAATATTCGACCCTTCGAAATCCTCGACCTACAAAGCGAGAACATGCAATACCCGTAACCCTTCTTGTAACTATAATTTGGTCTACGGAGACCAAAGCTACACCATAGGAAGCTTAGCAACCGAGACCGTCACCATCCAATCCACTTCTGGCCACTCCTATGTAATGCCTAAAACCGTTATTGGATGTTCGCACAACAGCTCAGGGTTTGTAACAACCGCTTCGGGCATTGTTGGTCTAAGTTGGATGTCTTTATCTCTCATCTCTCAGATGGGTAAAGACATGCTCGGTGCCTTTTCTTACTGCTTTTCGCCTGAGGGAACTAGTAAGATCAGCTTTGGAAGTAATGCTATTGTGTCGGGAGATGGGACTGTATCAACACCTATGTTTACGAAGACGGAGAAACCTGGTTTCTATTACCTAAACCTAGACGCCGTCAGCGTTGGGGAGGCTCGCGTTGAAACATTGGGGACTCCGTTTCAAGCCGTAGACGGGAACATGTTGATAGACTCTGGAACCACCTTCACCTACTTGCCCGCTAGCTACTGCAGCCTAGTGAGGGAGTCGGTGGAAAAGGTTGTGACTGCGGAACTATTTACTACCTCCGACGGCACGCATTGCTACAAAACGAAGACGATGGATATCTTCCCAGTGATCACAATGCATTTCTCTGCGGGTGCAGATCTTGTTTTGGATAGAAACAATACTTATATGGCTAACGGAGAAACCATTTGTCTGATGATTATGTGTAGTCCAATGACACCAGTTGCTGAAGCGGCCGTTTTTGGTAACAGAGCACAGAACAACTTCTTGGTTGGTTATGATCGTTCTTCATTACAGTTTTCGTTTAAACCCACCGATTGTGGAGTTACAGAAGACAAAAAACCAAGAGACTCAACTTCTGCAGCATCGTTTTCACAGTTTAACATtaagtttgttttatttatagttGTCCTTTCACTAATAAGACTATAGAGAATgggtttgttttatttttatatgtccTTTCATTAATAATACCCTAGATAAtggatttgttttatttatatttagtcgTTTCTAATAATACCATAGAGAATGGATTTGTTTTATTTAGTTTGTCCTTTCATTAATAAGACCAGAGAGAATGGATTTGTTTTAACCAGCATCAATATGCGAATGAGTAGTTGAGTCGCACTCATAAACGAATAACATATGACCTTTTAGACATCTCCGCCATAAGTTTTCTCGCCTTTTCCATTGATGATGTAGGAAAATACTCCATCTGAACCGATACACACATCCTTAAGCTTACATCCAACAACTCTAAATCTAGACCACAAGATACAAGGCAATCCTCTAAATGCATAATTATTGTTCAAGAGTTCCTCATCTATGTTAAACATTATAAATAGCATGAAGAATCATCACCAAATGCAAATTAATAACCCCATATAATACCCTTTCGATGACTGATTACAATACTATGATTGAGATAATAAGCGGCATGATTCCAGTATACAACAAGTTCATCTTCTAAATTCTAATGCATAGACACTGTTCAATGTTTGACTCTTTTAAGATTAGCATTTTAAATAGCATCACCAAAACAGCCCCAAGCAGTATCATCATAGATATGAAGCATCAGCATTGTTATTAAGGAACACTGGAAACATATATTTTCGAGATACTATACTTGGTGATGATTACATGCCTCCAACCTATATTGATTGATCATCATCGCTAAGATAAACAGTAATTTTAGCTTCATACCTCCAAACTATGCCTCCAACATTCACAGAATGAGTCGAGACGGAGCAACTGAATGTGCGATTTTTCCTTGGCCAGCAAAAGTAGATGTTAAAGTAAATTGTGAACTTATCGAATCTGATCATTAATGTTTATCATCTTTCTGTGAGTCAAATGTAGGTTTAGATAGTAAGATTATTTGATAAAAGGATAGATATCATGAAAGTGGACTGATCTTGATCTGTTGTTAGAGTTTGATACTTATTTGCTAAGTTCCTTGAATAGTTGTTTGGTTCTTGATAGTAAACCT
This window encodes:
- the LOC103864832 gene encoding aspartic proteinase CDR1-like; the encoded protein is MIKKLHCLSKPKNYYSITMSFATRMMTIILSLQIITAFLFITATASSPPSGFTMDLIHRRTNSSSSRRSNVDGQLRSSPYADVFFETSEYLMKLKIGTPPVEIDAVLDTGSEIIWTQCLPCLNCYNQRNIIFDPSKSSTYKARTCNTRNPSCNYNLVYGDQSYTIGSLATETVTIQSTSGHSYVMPKTVIGCSHNSSGFVTTASGIVGLSWMSLSLISQMGKDMLGAFSYCFSPEGTSKISFGSNAIVSGDGTVSTPMFTKTEKPGFYYLNLDAVSVGEARVETLGTPFQAVDGNMLIDSGTTFTYLPASYCSLVRESVEKVVTAELFTTSDGTHCYKTKTMDIFPVITMHFSAGADLVLDRNNTYMANGETICLMIMCSPMTPVAEAAVFGNRAQNNFLVGYDRSSLQFSFKPTDCGVTEDKKPRDSTSAASFSQFNIKFVLFIVVLSLIRL